One stretch of Ornithinimicrobium ciconiae DNA includes these proteins:
- the otsB gene encoding trehalose-phosphatase, with amino-acid sequence MSGATALLQALEQFATLPRVLIAVDFDGTLAPLVDEPMAARALPGSLDVLTDLARLSDTVVAVVSGRDLSTLRQLTGVSDPVLLVGSHGVETSYEEPAPQPGPRERARFAALEAELTDVLRAHPLARLERKPHSLVLHTRGLPEDAAATALRAGQDVAGRHPDLQATPGKQVLELAVRHVGKGVALRDLAAARQVDATFYVGDDVTDERAFQDLAPTDLTVRVGPGQTLARHRVDNERAVLRLLRALWAMRNAR; translated from the coding sequence ATGAGCGGGGCAACTGCGCTGCTCCAGGCGCTGGAGCAGTTCGCGACCCTCCCCCGGGTCCTGATCGCCGTCGACTTCGACGGCACCCTCGCCCCGCTGGTCGACGAACCCATGGCCGCGCGGGCCCTGCCGGGCAGCCTGGACGTGCTCACCGACCTGGCTCGCCTCTCGGACACGGTGGTGGCTGTGGTCTCGGGACGGGACCTGTCGACCCTGCGTCAGCTCACGGGCGTGTCCGATCCGGTCCTGCTCGTGGGCAGTCACGGCGTGGAAACCTCCTACGAGGAGCCCGCTCCGCAACCGGGCCCCCGTGAGCGGGCTCGCTTCGCCGCTCTTGAGGCCGAGCTCACCGACGTGCTGCGCGCCCATCCGCTGGCCCGCCTCGAGCGCAAACCGCACTCGCTGGTGCTGCACACCCGGGGTCTGCCCGAGGACGCGGCGGCCACCGCGCTGCGTGCCGGCCAGGACGTGGCCGGCCGCCACCCGGACCTGCAGGCCACTCCCGGCAAACAGGTCCTGGAGCTCGCCGTCCGACACGTCGGCAAGGGGGTCGCCCTGCGCGACCTGGCTGCTGCCCGGCAGGTCGACGCCACCTTTTATGTCGGCGACGACGTCACGGACGAGCGAGCCTTTCAGGACCTAGCGCCGACCGACCTGACCGTGCGCGTGGGCCCTGGCCAGACCCTGGCCCGTCATCGGGTGGACAACGAGCGTGCGGTGCTCAGGCTGCTGCGCGCGCTGTGGGCGATGCGCAACGCCCGCTGA
- a CDS encoding sugar ABC transporter substrate-binding protein, which translates to MKRTTGAIAMAGITALLLTACGGDTESDDPSSTTPAAEDGAEEPAGDDAETTDDGDAAGETEGDAAGETAGAPAASDGTSLVIWADDLRAAAIQPLTETFTADTGVEVKVQIVAQDKLREQFKDAVGQGAGPDITIGAHDWLGELVQNNVVAPVQIAPDVAEQFVPESIEAVTFEGQLYAVPYSVESLALIRNTDLAPEAPASMEELVANGEALVEAGDTELILAQELGKEGNAYSMYPYLSAYGGGIFPLLDEGGFDGSEAILDSPETLKGAEKLGWLGEVGALSTNQDASNVIPNFVDGKAAYMVSGPWAIEQITTGGINYAIDPIPDFEDGGATAPFLGVQAFYVSAESLNPQIAQTFVQEYVPTEEIQVGMFEADRRPPALSAAAEQVQSADPDIEAWAAAAEGGVPMPNIPQMNAVWGPLGKATADIVDGDDPAERMGTAQTEVAGTLTSK; encoded by the coding sequence ATGAAGCGCACGACCGGCGCGATCGCGATGGCAGGTATCACTGCCCTGTTGCTGACCGCCTGCGGTGGCGACACCGAGTCCGACGACCCGAGCTCGACGACCCCGGCCGCGGAGGACGGTGCCGAGGAGCCTGCGGGTGATGACGCCGAGACCACCGACGACGGCGATGCCGCCGGCGAGACCGAGGGGGACGCCGCAGGGGAGACCGCCGGCGCCCCGGCTGCCTCTGACGGCACCAGCCTGGTGATCTGGGCAGACGACCTGCGCGCCGCGGCGATCCAGCCGCTGACCGAGACCTTCACCGCTGACACCGGCGTCGAGGTCAAGGTCCAGATCGTGGCGCAGGACAAGCTGCGTGAGCAGTTCAAGGACGCCGTGGGTCAGGGCGCCGGTCCGGACATCACCATCGGTGCGCACGACTGGCTGGGCGAGCTCGTCCAGAACAACGTGGTGGCCCCCGTGCAGATCGCCCCGGACGTGGCCGAGCAGTTCGTGCCCGAGTCCATCGAGGCCGTGACCTTCGAGGGCCAGCTGTATGCCGTGCCCTACTCGGTCGAGTCCCTCGCCCTGATCCGCAACACCGATCTGGCCCCGGAGGCCCCGGCCTCCATGGAGGAGCTCGTCGCCAACGGCGAGGCCCTCGTCGAGGCCGGCGACACCGAGCTGATCCTCGCCCAGGAGCTGGGCAAGGAGGGCAACGCCTACTCGATGTACCCGTACCTGTCCGCCTATGGCGGTGGCATCTTCCCGCTGCTGGACGAGGGTGGCTTCGACGGTAGCGAGGCCATCCTCGACTCCCCGGAGACCCTCAAGGGCGCGGAGAAGCTGGGGTGGCTCGGCGAGGTCGGTGCGCTGAGCACCAACCAGGACGCCTCCAACGTCATCCCGAACTTCGTCGACGGCAAGGCGGCCTACATGGTCTCCGGCCCGTGGGCGATCGAGCAGATCACGACCGGTGGCATCAACTACGCGATCGACCCGATCCCGGACTTCGAGGACGGCGGCGCAACCGCTCCGTTCCTGGGCGTCCAGGCGTTCTATGTCTCTGCCGAGTCGCTGAACCCGCAGATCGCGCAGACCTTCGTGCAGGAGTACGTCCCCACGGAGGAGATCCAGGTCGGGATGTTCGAGGCTGACCGTCGTCCCCCGGCCCTGAGCGCCGCGGCCGAGCAGGTCCAGTCCGCTGACCCGGACATCGAGGCGTGGGCAGCTGCCGCTGAGGGCGGGGTCCCGATGCCAAACATCCCGCAGATGAACGCCGTCTGGGGCCCGCTGGGCAAGGCGACCGCCGACATCGTCGACGGTGACGACCCCGCCGAGCGCATGGGAACGGCCCAGACCGAGGTCGCGGGCACGCTGACCAGCAAGTAG
- a CDS encoding ABC transporter permease subunit, producing MSQAPVGTPTPTPPWVVAVKWLLILLTLLGCTYLAWRAVEGGSWIIVTVAAFIAMAVLVVYSSRRGITLKYLLPGLILLTLFQVWPIAYTVATAFTNYGDGHSLSKEEAIEAIQAQSVRPEPDSARYGLSVAIPEADTIATAELSFLLTRPAAEDADADNILDGQELFVGTLEGLEPLPVDGVTLRGNGTIATAPGFQVLTLVEANQRAQDVSEFAVPMEGDAGIKAATGTQAFVGRATTTYDEATDTMTTIEGRVYVADEGNFVPQDGQGAALPTGWTENVGFDNFTSIFTDSGLRNGFLKIFLWNLVFPLVSVGSTFILGMLLALLFNDPRLKGKGIYRSLLILPYALPIFVTAIVWAAMFNQDFGMINDITGLNIDWLGDPWAARAAVLITNLWLGFPYMFLICTGALQSIPGDVKEAASVDGAGPVRTLMSITMPLLLVAVGPLLVASFAFNFNNFGLIYLLTGGGPFDATNSQVGNTDLLITFAYRLALESGSPNIGLASAVSIIIFLLVGALSYAGFRQSKALEEVN from the coding sequence ATGTCGCAAGCCCCCGTCGGCACGCCGACTCCGACCCCACCGTGGGTCGTTGCAGTCAAGTGGTTGTTGATCCTGCTCACCCTGCTGGGGTGCACCTATCTGGCCTGGCGTGCCGTCGAGGGCGGGTCCTGGATCATCGTGACGGTCGCGGCCTTCATCGCGATGGCGGTGCTGGTGGTCTACTCCAGCCGCCGCGGCATCACCCTGAAGTATCTGCTGCCCGGACTCATCCTGCTGACCCTCTTCCAGGTCTGGCCGATCGCCTACACGGTGGCAACCGCGTTCACCAACTACGGCGACGGGCACTCGCTGTCCAAGGAGGAGGCGATCGAGGCCATCCAGGCCCAGTCGGTGCGCCCCGAGCCGGACTCGGCCCGCTACGGACTGTCCGTGGCCATTCCCGAGGCTGACACCATCGCCACGGCAGAACTCTCCTTCCTGCTGACCAGGCCCGCCGCGGAGGACGCGGACGCAGACAACATCCTGGACGGACAGGAACTCTTCGTCGGCACGCTGGAGGGACTTGAACCCCTGCCCGTCGACGGGGTCACGCTGCGGGGCAATGGCACCATCGCCACCGCCCCGGGATTTCAGGTGCTGACCCTGGTCGAGGCCAACCAGCGCGCTCAGGACGTCTCGGAGTTCGCGGTGCCCATGGAGGGCGATGCCGGGATCAAGGCGGCCACCGGCACCCAGGCCTTCGTCGGCCGGGCGACCACGACCTACGACGAGGCCACCGACACGATGACCACGATCGAGGGTCGGGTCTATGTGGCAGACGAGGGCAACTTCGTGCCCCAGGACGGGCAAGGAGCCGCCCTGCCGACGGGGTGGACCGAGAATGTCGGCTTCGACAACTTCACCTCGATCTTCACCGACTCGGGCCTGCGCAACGGCTTCCTCAAGATCTTCCTCTGGAACCTGGTCTTCCCGCTGGTCAGCGTCGGCTCGACGTTCATCCTCGGCATGCTGCTGGCGCTGTTGTTCAACGACCCACGGCTGAAGGGCAAGGGGATCTACCGGTCCCTGCTGATCCTTCCCTATGCCCTGCCGATCTTTGTGACCGCGATCGTCTGGGCGGCCATGTTCAACCAGGACTTCGGCATGATCAATGACATCACCGGGCTGAATATCGACTGGCTCGGTGATCCCTGGGCGGCCAGAGCCGCGGTGCTGATCACCAACCTGTGGCTCGGCTTCCCCTATATGTTCCTGATCTGCACCGGGGCGCTGCAGTCGATCCCCGGGGACGTTAAGGAGGCTGCCTCGGTTGACGGGGCTGGCCCGGTCCGGACGCTGATGTCGATCACGATGCCGTTGCTGCTGGTGGCTGTGGGCCCGCTGCTCGTGGCCTCCTTCGCCTTCAACTTCAACAACTTCGGTCTGATCTATCTGCTGACCGGCGGTGGTCCGTTCGATGCCACCAACAGCCAGGTGGGCAATACCGACCTGCTGATCACCTTCGCCTACCGTCTGGCGCTGGAGTCGGGAAGCCCCAATATCGGGCTCGCCTCGGCCGTCAGCATCATCATCTTCCTGCTGGTCGGAGCCCTGAGCTATGCCGGGTTCCGCCAGTCCAAGGCTCTCGAAGAGGTGAACTGA
- a CDS encoding LacI family DNA-binding transcriptional regulator, translated as MSRLADLAQHAGVSEATVSRVLNDRPGVAPATRQAVLTALDVLGYERPSKLRRNSAGLVGLVVPELTNPIFPAFAQAVETRLAAANYTPVLCTQVPGGMHEDDYVQMLLDRGVASIIFISGYHADTKAGIERYVALRERGLPIALLNGWRAGIEASFISNDDVAGMHLAVRHLRDLGHTRIALATGPARYVPVQRKTDGYRAAMDELLPGAEQFVQKTLFTVEGGAAAGRKLFEQGVTAVVCGSDIMALGVVRAARQDGLRVPEDVSVIGSDDSQLIGFTDPPLTTVRQDVESMSEAAVTAILEEIQGEEVVHREYLFAPELILRRSTGAAPTT; from the coding sequence ATGAGCCGGCTCGCGGACCTGGCCCAGCACGCGGGCGTCAGTGAGGCGACGGTGAGCCGGGTGCTCAACGACCGTCCAGGCGTGGCGCCGGCGACCCGGCAGGCCGTCCTCACCGCGCTCGACGTGCTCGGCTACGAACGCCCCAGCAAGCTGCGCCGCAACAGTGCCGGCCTGGTCGGCCTGGTGGTGCCCGAGCTGACCAACCCGATCTTTCCCGCCTTTGCGCAGGCGGTGGAGACCCGGCTGGCGGCCGCCAACTACACCCCGGTCCTGTGCACCCAGGTGCCCGGTGGGATGCACGAGGACGACTACGTCCAGATGCTGCTCGACCGCGGCGTGGCCAGCATCATCTTCATCAGCGGCTACCACGCCGACACCAAGGCCGGGATCGAGCGCTACGTGGCGCTGCGTGAGCGGGGACTGCCGATCGCTCTGCTGAACGGCTGGCGCGCCGGCATCGAGGCAAGCTTCATCTCCAACGACGACGTCGCGGGGATGCACCTGGCGGTGCGGCACCTGCGCGATCTCGGGCACACCCGCATCGCGCTGGCCACCGGCCCGGCCCGCTACGTGCCGGTGCAGCGCAAGACTGACGGCTACCGGGCCGCGATGGATGAGCTCCTGCCGGGGGCGGAGCAGTTCGTCCAGAAGACCCTCTTCACGGTGGAGGGCGGCGCGGCTGCCGGGCGGAAGCTCTTCGAGCAGGGTGTCACCGCCGTGGTCTGCGGCTCGGACATCATGGCGCTGGGAGTGGTGCGCGCGGCGCGCCAGGACGGACTCCGCGTGCCCGAGGACGTCTCGGTGATCGGATCCGATGACTCGCAGCTGATCGGCTTCACCGACCCGCCGCTGACGACCGTGCGGCAGGACGTCGAGTCGATGAGCGAGGCCGCCGTGACCGCCATCCTGGAGGAGATCCAGGGCGAGGAGGTCGTGCACCGCGAGTATCTCTTTGCCCCAGAACTGATCCTGCGTCGTTCGACCGGTGCGGCCCCCACGACCTGA
- a CDS encoding alpha,alpha-trehalose-phosphate synthase (UDP-forming) encodes MVLVSAAGTFDFVVAANRLPVDRVVEADGSAHWQTSPGGLVSAMDPVMQGRRAAWVGWAGDPTDEIAPFDRDGIRLHPLMLTVTEIQDYYEGFSNETLWPLYHDVIVPPRYRRRWWAAYERINTRFAEAVADLAAPGATVWIHDYQLQLVPSMLRAARPDLRIGWFNHIPFPPVELFGQLPWGRSVLRGLLGADFLGFQRTNDAGNFMRACHQLLGTTSTGDVVSWAGADDDLLGAEPRRVRTGAVPISIDFTSMDELAREPAVRHRAAEIRASLGDPQTVLLGVDRLDYTKGIRHRLRAISELFADGEITTPDVTLLQIATPSRERVRAYQELRSQIDGQVGRINGDFSGIGASAVHYLHHSYPREEMAALYLAADVLLVTPLRDGMNLVAKEYAASRWDGGGALVLSEFTGAAQELSQAFLCNPHDIVGLKQTILRAMREDPAALRKRMLAMRRRVRTHDVHAWARRYLDALEAAPGKPSRG; translated from the coding sequence GTGGTTTTGGTTTCCGCGGCAGGCACCTTCGACTTCGTCGTGGCGGCAAACCGCCTGCCGGTCGACCGGGTCGTCGAGGCAGATGGTTCGGCGCACTGGCAGACCAGCCCCGGCGGGCTGGTGAGCGCCATGGACCCGGTGATGCAGGGACGCCGGGCCGCCTGGGTCGGGTGGGCCGGCGACCCCACCGACGAGATCGCCCCCTTCGACCGGGACGGCATCCGACTGCACCCGCTGATGCTGACCGTCACCGAGATCCAGGATTACTACGAGGGCTTCAGCAACGAGACCCTGTGGCCGCTCTATCACGACGTCATCGTGCCGCCGCGCTACCGACGCCGGTGGTGGGCCGCCTACGAGCGCATCAACACCCGGTTCGCCGAGGCGGTCGCCGACCTGGCCGCCCCGGGAGCGACGGTGTGGATCCACGACTACCAGCTCCAGCTGGTGCCCAGCATGCTCCGGGCAGCGCGCCCCGACCTCAGGATCGGCTGGTTCAACCACATCCCGTTCCCGCCGGTCGAGTTGTTTGGGCAGTTGCCCTGGGGCCGCTCCGTCCTCCGCGGCCTCCTCGGCGCCGACTTCCTGGGCTTCCAGCGCACCAACGACGCCGGCAACTTCATGCGGGCCTGCCATCAGCTCCTGGGCACCACCTCCACCGGAGACGTCGTCTCCTGGGCCGGTGCCGACGACGACCTGCTGGGCGCGGAGCCGCGCCGGGTCCGCACGGGCGCGGTGCCGATCTCGATCGACTTCACCTCCATGGACGAGCTCGCCAGGGAGCCGGCGGTGCGCCACCGGGCCGCCGAGATCCGGGCATCCCTCGGCGATCCGCAGACGGTGCTGCTGGGCGTGGACCGTCTCGACTACACCAAGGGCATCCGGCACCGGCTGCGAGCGATCTCCGAGCTCTTTGCTGACGGAGAGATCACCACGCCGGACGTCACCCTGCTGCAGATCGCGACGCCGAGCCGTGAGCGGGTGCGGGCCTACCAGGAGCTGCGCAGTCAGATCGATGGACAGGTGGGCCGGATCAACGGCGACTTCTCCGGCATCGGGGCCAGCGCCGTGCACTATCTGCACCACTCCTACCCCCGCGAGGAGATGGCCGCGCTCTATCTCGCCGCCGACGTCCTGCTGGTCACCCCCCTGCGGGACGGCATGAATCTCGTCGCCAAGGAGTATGCCGCCAGTCGCTGGGACGGTGGCGGCGCCTTGGTCCTCAGCGAGTTCACCGGTGCCGCTCAGGAGCTGAGCCAGGCGTTCCTGTGCAACCCGCACGACATCGTCGGCCTGAAGCAGACCATCCTGCGCGCCATGCGCGAGGACCCGGCCGCACTGCGCAAGCGCATGCTGGCCATGCGTCGACGGGTGCGCACCCATGATGTGCACGCCTGGGCCCGTCGCTACCTCGACGCGCTGGAAGCCGCCCCCGGGAAGCCGTCCCGCGGATGA
- a CDS encoding serine/threonine-protein kinase has translation MSPETTPLGGHAEGVPQTPRRLGIYTLGRRLGEGGMGVVYRARPDGGPEDGSRDVAIKVLRPHIAHDPDARTRLSREVATLSRVSSPRVAAVLDADTEGPAPYIVTEFVPGPPLDHVVSAEGPVTGAALVDLGRGLSEALTAIHGVGIVHRDLKPGNVLMVGPDPVVIDFGIAQVADDVRLTMTGLVMGTPGYLSPEVVEGGAVTEATDWWGWAATLAFANSGTPPFGRGPMSVVLDRVIRGRTQLDDVDPAIRPLLAAALDPEPERRPHSDEVMRALELYAAHRPVTEALTVRVRSAGVRPAPDADDTQVHARTDAVSGDSWSPHTAVTPRVDPTRVQPMAPTPQTRQAPLQRPAGQGAGQAGPAGGYAAPLGRSYPAPAGQPNGPGAGQRTAGSAPRPSSPQPVHGNQGPYASQGPVPYTAGGQSPYAAPGPQGFGQPARGPDPRIGRPMRTGTLATGLVALVGIAAVAPLLAWGLLVIWSVAARAVDHVVTSLVLRRHEAGPRRSDMPVTVLTSPWHLFVAALSTGLALLLPVAFAIAATVITAGGLTESGLLQVGVADSLPMAVGSLLGMLMAWWGPGGLALRRGSRTMVRSVLPHPTITTAVAGVLLVGGLALLVWALLQGNQVSWWPTTWDAPPFLDLIPQALRP, from the coding sequence ATGAGCCCGGAGACCACGCCCCTCGGTGGGCACGCCGAGGGTGTCCCGCAGACGCCACGGCGTCTCGGGATCTACACCCTCGGCAGGCGCCTGGGTGAGGGTGGCATGGGCGTCGTCTATCGCGCCCGGCCCGATGGCGGACCCGAGGACGGCAGCAGGGACGTGGCCATCAAGGTGCTGCGCCCGCACATCGCCCACGACCCCGATGCCCGGACCCGGCTCTCCCGCGAGGTGGCCACCCTGTCGCGGGTCAGCAGTCCACGGGTCGCCGCTGTCCTGGACGCCGACACCGAGGGCCCGGCGCCCTATATCGTCACCGAGTTCGTCCCCGGGCCACCGCTGGACCACGTGGTGTCCGCGGAGGGGCCGGTCACCGGTGCAGCCCTGGTGGACCTCGGACGCGGCCTCTCCGAGGCGTTGACCGCGATCCACGGCGTCGGGATCGTCCACCGCGACCTCAAGCCGGGCAACGTCCTCATGGTCGGCCCCGACCCGGTGGTGATCGACTTCGGCATCGCGCAGGTCGCCGACGACGTCCGGCTGACGATGACCGGACTGGTGATGGGCACACCTGGTTATCTCTCGCCCGAGGTCGTCGAGGGCGGTGCCGTCACCGAGGCGACCGACTGGTGGGGCTGGGCGGCAACCCTCGCCTTCGCCAACAGCGGCACGCCGCCGTTTGGTCGTGGGCCCATGAGCGTCGTCCTGGATCGGGTGATCCGCGGCCGCACCCAGCTCGACGACGTCGACCCCGCGATCCGCCCGCTGCTCGCGGCCGCCCTGGACCCAGAGCCCGAGCGACGGCCACACAGCGACGAGGTCATGCGCGCGCTGGAGCTCTACGCCGCTCACCGTCCGGTGACCGAGGCGCTGACCGTGCGGGTCCGGAGCGCAGGTGTGCGCCCTGCCCCGGATGCTGATGACACCCAGGTCCATGCCAGGACCGATGCCGTTTCCGGCGACAGCTGGTCGCCGCACACGGCGGTGACCCCGCGGGTGGACCCGACACGCGTCCAGCCGATGGCGCCCACTCCCCAGACCCGTCAGGCGCCGCTCCAGCGACCAGCCGGGCAGGGTGCCGGACAGGCCGGACCTGCCGGAGGGTATGCCGCACCGCTGGGACGCTCCTATCCTGCCCCGGCCGGTCAGCCGAATGGGCCGGGCGCCGGACAGCGCACGGCGGGAAGCGCTCCTCGCCCGAGCAGCCCGCAACCGGTCCACGGCAATCAGGGGCCCTACGCCTCGCAGGGCCCCGTGCCTTACACGGCCGGCGGGCAGTCGCCCTACGCCGCCCCGGGGCCCCAGGGCTTCGGCCAGCCGGCACGCGGCCCGGACCCACGCATCGGACGACCGATGCGCACCGGGACCCTGGCCACCGGACTGGTGGCGTTGGTCGGCATCGCCGCCGTGGCGCCGCTGCTCGCCTGGGGACTGCTGGTCATCTGGTCGGTCGCGGCTCGAGCGGTCGACCACGTGGTGACCTCTCTGGTGCTGCGTCGCCACGAGGCCGGCCCACGCCGCTCGGACATGCCGGTCACTGTGCTGACCAGTCCCTGGCACCTGTTCGTGGCGGCCCTGTCCACCGGGCTGGCACTGTTGCTCCCGGTCGCGTTCGCCATTGCGGCGACCGTCATCACCGCAGGGGGACTGACCGAGTCCGGACTGCTGCAGGTGGGCGTCGCCGACTCGCTCCCCATGGCGGTGGGCAGCCTGCTGGGCATGCTGATGGCCTGGTGGGGGCCCGGCGGGCTCGCCCTGCGCCGCGGCTCCCGCACCATGGTGCGCTCTGTGCTGCCGCACCCCACGATCACCACCGCGGTGGCTGGTGTGCTGCTCGTCGGCGGTCTGGCACTCCTGGTCTGGGCGCTGCTCCAGGGCAACCAGGTGTCCTGGTGGCCGACCACCTGGGATGCACCGCCGTTCCTGGACCTGATCCCGCAGGCACTTCGGCCCTGA
- a CDS encoding sugar ABC transporter permease, translated as MTQPAAGAPGAVPAEAAIPTTETDAVEVRPVGQKPRTGVWWRHALAILALVWALFPVMFVVSAALNPAGTLNSASPIPTSFSLKNFTDLFDSATFPFWSWFQNSLIIAGLGTFFQVFIGAASAFAFSRLRWKGRRPGLLALLLSQMFPALLAFPALYLMFLRIGEVIPSIGLNTLWGLLLVYLGGSMGANVWLLKGYFDTIPKELDEAAMMDGASHARIFFTMTLRLVAPILATVGILAFVALWGEFMLASIFLLDQERRTLGVGLYSLNLADRNKYFGMFCAGALIASLPPVAVYLSLQKQLIGGLTQGSVK; from the coding sequence ATGACTCAGCCTGCCGCGGGCGCGCCCGGCGCCGTCCCCGCCGAGGCCGCGATCCCGACGACCGAGACTGACGCGGTCGAGGTCCGTCCGGTCGGTCAGAAGCCGCGCACCGGTGTCTGGTGGCGGCACGCGCTGGCCATCCTGGCGCTGGTCTGGGCGCTGTTCCCGGTGATGTTCGTGGTCTCGGCCGCGCTCAACCCCGCCGGCACGCTGAACAGCGCCTCCCCGATCCCGACGTCCTTCTCGCTGAAGAACTTCACCGATCTGTTCGACTCGGCGACCTTCCCGTTCTGGAGCTGGTTCCAGAACTCGCTGATCATTGCCGGCCTGGGCACCTTCTTCCAGGTCTTCATCGGTGCCGCGTCGGCCTTCGCCTTTTCCCGCCTGCGGTGGAAGGGGCGACGCCCGGGACTGCTGGCCCTGCTGCTGTCCCAGATGTTCCCGGCGCTGCTGGCCTTCCCGGCGCTCTACCTGATGTTCCTGCGCATTGGTGAGGTGATCCCGAGCATCGGACTCAACACGCTGTGGGGTCTGCTGTTGGTCTATCTGGGCGGCTCGATGGGCGCGAACGTCTGGCTGCTCAAGGGCTACTTCGACACCATCCCCAAGGAGCTCGACGAGGCCGCCATGATGGACGGCGCCAGCCACGCACGGATCTTCTTCACGATGACCCTGCGGCTGGTCGCACCCATCCTCGCGACGGTGGGCATCCTGGCGTTCGTGGCGCTGTGGGGCGAGTTCATGCTGGCCAGCATCTTCCTGCTCGACCAGGAGCGCCGCACCCTCGGCGTCGGGCTCTACTCGCTCAACCTGGCCGACCGCAACAAGTACTTCGGGATGTTCTGCGCCGGGGCGCTGATCGCCTCGCTGCCTCCTGTGGCGGTCTACCTGTCCCTGCAGAAGCAGCTCATCGGCGGGCTCACCCAGGGCTCGGTCAAGTAG